A portion of the Rhodococcus pseudokoreensis genome contains these proteins:
- a CDS encoding Gfo/Idh/MocA family protein — MTVRVGVIGVGVMGADHVRTLHTVVSGATVTAVTDFDASRAAAIAEEVGARTVATAAELIAAPDVDAVIIASHDSAHAEQVGLCLDHRKPVLCEKPLAPTVDECRDLVAKEDALALAKPLVSVGFMRRFHHPYVALADEVRSGSIGTPLLVRSSHRNVAAYPGGDSASTVTNSAIHEIDITSWLLGVPIVEVSWHAPRSTSHDTSRQDPQVLLLRTADGALTLVDVFVNARYGYDVRCEVVGETGAVSLAPSHALTVDSSLRSAATYPEDWRPLFADAYRRQLQAWVESLAADTPTPLATARDGLRATEVAAALIDSMNNAGAVTPVRNS, encoded by the coding sequence CGGTCACCGCGGTCACCGACTTCGACGCCTCCCGCGCCGCCGCGATCGCCGAAGAGGTCGGCGCCCGCACCGTCGCAACCGCGGCAGAGTTGATCGCCGCCCCCGACGTCGACGCGGTGATCATCGCGTCCCACGACTCCGCCCACGCCGAGCAGGTTGGTCTGTGCCTCGATCACCGCAAGCCGGTGCTCTGCGAGAAGCCGCTGGCCCCGACTGTCGACGAATGCCGAGACCTGGTCGCGAAGGAAGATGCGCTCGCTCTCGCGAAACCACTCGTCTCGGTGGGATTCATGCGCAGATTCCACCACCCCTACGTGGCCTTGGCCGACGAAGTGCGGTCCGGGTCCATCGGCACTCCCTTGCTCGTGCGCAGCTCGCACCGCAACGTCGCCGCGTATCCCGGTGGAGACTCGGCGAGCACCGTCACCAACTCCGCCATCCACGAAATCGACATCACCAGCTGGCTTCTCGGGGTGCCGATCGTGGAGGTCAGCTGGCATGCACCGCGCTCGACGTCCCACGACACCTCGCGGCAGGACCCGCAGGTGCTCCTGCTGAGGACCGCCGACGGCGCCTTGACCTTGGTCGACGTCTTCGTCAATGCCCGCTACGGCTACGACGTGCGCTGCGAGGTCGTCGGCGAAACCGGAGCGGTCAGTCTGGCACCGAGTCATGCCCTGACGGTCGACTCGTCGCTGCGTTCGGCGGCCACGTACCCGGAGGACTGGCGGCCGCTGTTCGCCGACGCCTACCGACGCCAGTTGCAGGCCTGGGTCGAATCGCTCGCCGCAGACACACCCACCCCCTTGGCGACCGCCCGCGACGGATTGCGGGCCACCGAGGTCGCCGCCGCCTTGATCGACTCGATGAACAACGCTGGCGCCGTCACCCCGGTGAGGAATTCATGA
- a CDS encoding sugar phosphate isomerase/epimerase family protein has protein sequence MDLSPIPIRERIEAVARTGYTGFGLTRPDLVAARETVGLGEVAKMLADNGITHVQLEWITNWWTTGDARAASDEVRRDLFEAAPILGVDNIKVGADDDGVPVSRDLLCEQFDALATDGAAAGVKIAFENTPFSHHVKTTEQAAQFVQDVDNPNGGLILDIWHAFRGGTDYDTLPQLVPSRFVFGVELDDGWSTVRGTDLEDTFDNRVPCGEGEFDVPKFIHAVRRIGFDGPWGVEHMSQEFRQLPVVDALTRARGGVLQCFEIADAVAAKQGNT, from the coding sequence TTGGACCTGAGTCCGATCCCGATCCGCGAGCGCATCGAGGCCGTCGCCCGAACCGGCTACACCGGGTTCGGATTGACCCGCCCCGATCTGGTCGCCGCCCGGGAAACGGTAGGGCTCGGTGAGGTCGCGAAGATGCTGGCCGACAACGGCATCACCCATGTGCAGCTCGAGTGGATCACCAACTGGTGGACCACCGGCGACGCCCGCGCGGCCTCCGACGAGGTCCGCCGGGATCTGTTCGAGGCCGCCCCCATCCTCGGTGTCGACAATATCAAGGTCGGCGCGGACGACGACGGTGTCCCGGTCTCCCGGGACCTGCTCTGCGAGCAGTTCGATGCCCTGGCGACCGACGGTGCGGCTGCGGGCGTCAAGATCGCGTTCGAGAACACCCCGTTCTCGCACCACGTCAAGACGACCGAACAGGCGGCGCAGTTCGTCCAGGACGTCGACAACCCCAACGGCGGACTCATCCTCGACATCTGGCACGCCTTCCGGGGCGGCACCGACTACGACACGCTTCCGCAGCTCGTTCCATCGCGGTTCGTGTTCGGAGTCGAACTCGACGACGGCTGGTCCACTGTCCGGGGAACCGACCTCGAGGACACCTTCGACAACCGAGTTCCCTGCGGTGAGGGCGAATTCGACGTCCCGAAATTCATCCACGCGGTCCGCCGGATCGGCTTCGACGGACCGTGGGGAGTCGAGCACATGTCGCAGGAGTTCCGGCAGCTGCCCGTCGTCGACGCCCTCACCCGGGCACGCGGCGGCGTCCTGCAGTGCTTCGAGATCGCCGACGCGGTGGCCGCGAAACAGGGCAACACCTGA
- a CDS encoding SDR family oxidoreductase — translation MATLLDGKVVLISGGTQGVGAGVVRAAAREGAKVVFTGRRAEAGKTLATELESEGAQVRFVQADLADPAEAKNSVTRTIEEFGRIDALCNAAGLTTRGTLLDTTPELFDQHMAVNLRAPFFTMQAAVADMVARKAPGTIVNIISIAQHGGQSYLAPYVSAKAGLAGLTRNAAYAHRFDRIRINGLNIGWTETEGETAIQQRFHGADDNWAAEAAAKVPMGKLGQVDEIADMVVFLLSERSGVVTGSVIDWDQTIIGGQD, via the coding sequence GTGGCCACCCTGTTGGACGGGAAAGTAGTTCTGATCAGCGGAGGGACGCAAGGTGTCGGCGCAGGCGTCGTGCGAGCCGCGGCCCGCGAGGGCGCGAAGGTCGTGTTCACCGGTCGCCGCGCCGAGGCCGGTAAGACCCTGGCCACCGAACTCGAATCCGAGGGCGCACAGGTCCGGTTCGTGCAAGCCGACCTCGCCGACCCGGCCGAGGCGAAAAACTCGGTGACGCGGACCATCGAGGAGTTCGGCCGCATCGACGCACTGTGCAACGCGGCCGGCCTGACCACCCGCGGCACCCTACTCGACACCACGCCGGAGTTGTTCGACCAGCACATGGCCGTCAACCTGCGGGCCCCGTTCTTCACCATGCAGGCCGCCGTCGCGGACATGGTGGCACGGAAGGCGCCGGGAACGATCGTCAACATCATCTCCATCGCGCAGCACGGCGGGCAGTCCTACCTGGCCCCGTACGTGTCGGCGAAGGCCGGGCTGGCGGGGCTGACCCGCAACGCCGCCTACGCGCACCGCTTCGACCGGATCCGGATCAACGGCCTCAACATCGGCTGGACCGAGACCGAGGGCGAGACCGCGATCCAGCAACGCTTCCACGGCGCCGACGACAACTGGGCCGCCGAAGCCGCGGCGAAGGTGCCGATGGGCAAACTCGGGCAGGTCGACGAGATCGCCGACATGGTGGTGTTCCTGCTCTCGGAGCGCAGCGGCGTCGTCACCGGCTCGGTCATCGACTGGGACCAGACCATTATCGGAGGGCAGGACTGA
- a CDS encoding Gfo/Idh/MocA family oxidoreductase, translating into MGSTLGVIGLGRIGAFHTDTLAQLPGVDGLVVTDERPDVTAAVAAKFGARAVEDAAAVFASGVDGVVIAAATPAHAPLILAAVDAGIPVFCEKPVAFTADESYQVVERLKSSTVPVQIGYNRRFDPAFVAARNAVVGGELGWLHTVRSTTLDPAPPPAEYVAASGGIFRDCSVHDFDIVRWVVGHEVTEVYAAGTNQGDSIFADHGDVDTATTTLTFENGTLGVVSNTRYNARGYDCRLEVHGSQDSVVAGWDANAPVRNLEPGIAFPDGPPHQFFMDRFTSAYRAELGAFLEVIAGTAPSPCTAADALEVAWIAEAATLSLSHHRPVQMSEVRR; encoded by the coding sequence ATGGGATCGACACTCGGCGTGATCGGCCTCGGCCGGATCGGCGCATTCCACACCGACACCCTGGCTCAGTTGCCGGGGGTGGACGGCCTCGTCGTCACCGACGAGCGTCCGGACGTCACCGCGGCCGTGGCCGCGAAGTTCGGGGCGCGCGCGGTCGAGGACGCCGCTGCGGTCTTCGCCTCGGGCGTGGACGGGGTGGTGATCGCGGCCGCCACCCCGGCACATGCGCCGCTGATCCTGGCCGCCGTCGATGCCGGGATTCCGGTGTTCTGCGAGAAGCCGGTCGCGTTCACCGCCGACGAGAGCTACCAGGTCGTCGAGCGGCTGAAGTCCTCGACTGTCCCGGTGCAGATCGGGTACAACCGCCGGTTCGATCCCGCGTTCGTCGCCGCCCGCAACGCCGTCGTCGGCGGGGAACTCGGCTGGCTGCACACGGTGCGCTCGACCACCCTCGACCCGGCGCCGCCGCCGGCGGAGTACGTGGCCGCGTCCGGTGGGATCTTCCGCGACTGCAGCGTCCACGACTTCGACATCGTCCGCTGGGTCGTCGGACACGAGGTGACCGAGGTGTATGCCGCCGGCACCAACCAGGGCGACTCGATCTTCGCCGACCACGGCGACGTCGACACCGCCACCACCACCCTGACCTTCGAGAACGGCACCCTCGGGGTCGTCTCCAACACCCGCTACAACGCCCGCGGCTACGACTGTCGCCTCGAGGTCCATGGCTCCCAGGACAGCGTCGTCGCCGGCTGGGACGCGAACGCCCCGGTGCGCAACCTCGAACCCGGCATCGCCTTCCCCGACGGCCCGCCGCACCAGTTCTTCATGGACCGCTTCACCTCCGCCTACCGCGCCGAACTCGGCGCGTTCCTCGAGGTGATCGCCGGCACCGCACCCTCGCCGTGCACCGCCGCCGACGCCCTCGAGGTGGCGTGGATCGCCGAGGCGGCCACGCTGTCCCTCTCCCACCACCGACCCGTCCAGATGAGTGAGGTTCGACGATGA
- a CDS encoding sugar phosphate isomerase/epimerase family protein has translation MIRIAGAPISWGVCEVPGWGHQLGPERVLSEMRDAGLEAAEIGPDGFLPADPQELAATLASYDLKAVGGFTPVLLHDAGHDPVPDITGTLAAFTAAGAEVLVLAAITGTDGYDSRPDLDDAGWKTLLSNLDRLHDVAAEQGIRAVLHPHVGTMIEQNIEVQRVLDGSSIPLCLDTGHLLIGGTDPLELARAAADRITHTHLKDVDAEFAARVQAGELSYTEAVAQGMYTPLGTGDVDVAGVVRHLVGSGFDGWFTLEQDTILAGEPDGEGPVTDVKTSAAFLRSLQL, from the coding sequence ATGATTCGTATTGCAGGAGCACCTATTTCGTGGGGTGTCTGTGAAGTTCCCGGCTGGGGTCACCAGCTCGGCCCCGAACGGGTGCTCTCGGAGATGCGCGACGCCGGCCTCGAAGCCGCCGAGATCGGACCCGACGGATTCCTGCCCGCCGACCCGCAGGAACTGGCCGCCACCCTCGCCTCGTACGACCTGAAGGCGGTCGGCGGTTTCACCCCGGTCCTGCTGCACGACGCCGGCCACGACCCGGTCCCCGACATCACCGGCACCCTGGCCGCGTTCACCGCCGCCGGCGCCGAGGTGCTGGTGCTGGCCGCGATCACCGGCACCGACGGCTACGATTCGCGGCCCGACCTCGACGACGCCGGCTGGAAGACCTTGCTGTCGAACCTGGACCGGCTGCACGACGTCGCCGCCGAGCAGGGCATCCGGGCGGTCCTGCACCCGCACGTGGGCACCATGATCGAGCAGAACATCGAGGTCCAGCGGGTCCTCGACGGCTCCTCGATTCCGCTGTGCCTGGACACCGGGCACCTGCTGATCGGCGGCACCGACCCGCTCGAGCTGGCCCGGGCCGCCGCCGACCGGATCACCCACACGCACCTCAAGGACGTCGACGCCGAGTTCGCCGCCCGCGTGCAGGCCGGTGAGCTGAGCTACACCGAGGCCGTCGCCCAGGGCATGTACACCCCACTCGGCACCGGTGACGTCGACGTCGCCGGCGTCGTCCGGCACCTCGTCGGCTCCGGCTTCGACGGCTGGTTCACCCTCGAGCAGGACACCATCCTCGCCGGCGAACCCGACGGTGAGGGACCGGTCACGGACGTCAAGACCAGCGCGGCATTCCTGCGGAGCCTGCAGCTGTGA
- a CDS encoding Gfo/Idh/MocA family protein, with protein sequence MTELRIGVLGASRIAEMAIVKPAQILGHRLVAVAARDRGRAETFAQTHAVERVVDSYAELIADPEVDVIYNPLANAFHAEWNLKAIEAGKAVLTEKPFARNATEADRVRRAARERGVPIMEGFHYLFHPIVGRMFELLEDGTLGTLQRVEVIMRMPEPKPDDPRWRLELAGGSVMDLGCYGLHVHRHLARFAGGEPTVVAARAVERTPGVDESCDIELVFPSGATGSNTNSMTWDRFEMTLRLVGDRGEALAHDYMLQSGDDRITVTTDAGTAVEHLGTRSTYTYQLDTFARHLADGTTFPIDADDAVTTMELIDSAYRAAGLPLR encoded by the coding sequence GTGACCGAGCTGCGGATCGGCGTCCTCGGCGCCTCCCGGATCGCGGAGATGGCGATCGTGAAGCCCGCCCAGATCCTGGGTCACCGGCTGGTCGCGGTCGCCGCCCGCGACCGTGGCCGCGCCGAGACGTTCGCGCAGACGCACGCCGTCGAGCGGGTCGTCGACTCGTACGCCGAGCTGATCGCCGACCCCGAAGTCGACGTGATCTACAACCCCCTCGCCAACGCCTTCCACGCCGAATGGAATCTGAAGGCGATCGAGGCCGGCAAGGCGGTGCTGACCGAGAAACCGTTCGCCCGCAACGCCACCGAAGCCGATCGGGTCCGCCGCGCGGCCCGCGAGCGCGGTGTGCCGATCATGGAGGGATTCCACTACCTCTTCCACCCGATCGTCGGGCGGATGTTCGAGCTGCTCGAGGACGGCACCCTCGGTACCCTGCAACGGGTCGAGGTGATCATGCGGATGCCCGAACCCAAACCCGACGACCCACGGTGGCGGCTCGAACTCGCCGGCGGGTCGGTGATGGACCTCGGCTGCTACGGCTTGCACGTGCACCGCCATCTCGCCCGCTTCGCCGGCGGCGAACCCACCGTGGTGGCAGCACGCGCCGTCGAACGCACCCCCGGAGTCGACGAGTCCTGCGACATCGAGCTCGTCTTCCCCAGCGGCGCAACGGGATCGAACACGAACTCGATGACCTGGGATCGGTTCGAGATGACCCTGCGACTCGTCGGGGACCGCGGTGAAGCCCTCGCGCACGACTACATGCTCCAATCCGGCGACGACCGGATCACCGTCACCACCGACGCCGGGACCGCCGTCGAGCACCTCGGCACCCGTTCGACGTACACCTATCAGCTCGACACCTTCGCTCGACACCTTGCCGACGGGACCACGTTCCCGATCGACGCCGACGACGCGGTCACCACCATGGAGCTCATCGACTCCGCGTACCGCGCCGCGGGCCTGCCCCTCCGGTAG
- a CDS encoding substrate-binding domain-containing protein has product MDTHNGPNTPLPRTTTRRVTTLALGVAAAVLLAGCSSSGGKPESTGSGMASGSADTPRATIAMITHEVPGDTFWDLIRKGAETAAAKDNVELRYSADPEAPNQANLVQSALDSKVDGIAVTLAKPDAMAPAVKAAVDAGTPIVAFNGGMDQYQAQGISQYFGQDEKLAGISAGKRLTADGAKKALCVIQEQGQIALETRCAGVIEGFKGQTEILNVNSKDMPSVEATITAKLQQDPSIDHVVALGAPIALTAIQSKANAGSDATIVTFDTNAALVDAIKAGDVQWAIDQQPFLQGYLAVDSLWLYLNNRNTIGGGTPTLTGPAFIDQSNIDSIAEYAKAGTR; this is encoded by the coding sequence ATGGACACACACAACGGCCCGAACACCCCACTCCCGCGGACGACCACTCGCCGGGTGACCACCCTGGCGCTGGGCGTCGCCGCGGCCGTGCTGCTCGCAGGATGTTCGAGCTCCGGCGGGAAACCCGAATCGACCGGTAGCGGAATGGCCTCCGGCAGCGCCGACACCCCCCGCGCTACCATCGCCATGATCACCCACGAGGTGCCGGGCGACACGTTCTGGGACCTGATCCGCAAGGGCGCCGAAACCGCGGCGGCGAAAGACAACGTCGAACTGCGATACTCCGCAGACCCCGAGGCACCGAACCAGGCCAACCTGGTCCAGAGCGCCCTCGACAGCAAGGTCGACGGCATCGCCGTCACGCTCGCCAAGCCGGACGCGATGGCACCGGCCGTGAAGGCCGCCGTCGACGCGGGAACCCCGATCGTCGCCTTCAACGGAGGAATGGACCAGTACCAGGCACAGGGCATTTCACAGTACTTCGGTCAGGACGAGAAACTCGCCGGCATCTCGGCCGGGAAGCGCCTGACCGCCGACGGCGCGAAGAAGGCGCTGTGCGTCATCCAGGAGCAGGGCCAGATCGCACTCGAAACCCGGTGCGCGGGTGTGATCGAAGGCTTCAAGGGACAGACCGAGATCCTCAACGTCAACAGCAAGGACATGCCCTCGGTCGAGGCGACGATCACCGCGAAACTGCAGCAGGACCCCTCGATCGATCACGTCGTCGCACTCGGCGCACCAATTGCGTTGACGGCCATCCAATCCAAGGCCAACGCCGGCAGCGACGCGACGATCGTCACCTTCGACACCAACGCAGCCCTCGTCGACGCGATCAAGGCCGGCGACGTGCAGTGGGCGATCGACCAGCAGCCGTTCCTGCAGGGTTACCTCGCAGTGGACTCGCTGTGGCTGTACCTGAACAACCGCAACACCATCGGCGGCGGCACGCCCACTCTGACCGGCCCCGCCTTCATCGACCAGTCCAACATCGACTCGATCGCCGAGTACGCCAAGGCCGGAACCCGCTGA
- a CDS encoding ABC transporter permease: protein MSTQQDLDLASHKVVHDERVKEQKRLQRLLVRPEVGSLFGAIAIFIFFMIVAPPFRSPEALATVLYASSTIGIMACAVALLMIGGEFDLSAGVAVTTSSLAASMIAYNLHLNLWAGAALALVVSLAVGFFNGYLVMKTKIPSFLITLSSFLMLTGINLAVTKLITGQVATPSVSDMQGFDSAKKVFASSFVVGGVSVRITVVWWLLFTAIATWVLFKTRIGNWIFAVGGNQDSARAIGVPVTKVKIGLFMTVGFAAWFVGMHLLFSFNTVQSGQGIGNEFLYIIAAVIGGCLLTGGYGTAIGAAIGAFIFGMTNQGIVYAGWNPDWFKFFLGAMLLFAVIANNAFRNYAAKR from the coding sequence ATGTCCACACAGCAAGATCTGGACCTTGCCAGTCACAAGGTCGTCCACGACGAGCGGGTGAAGGAACAAAAACGCCTGCAACGGCTGCTGGTACGCCCGGAAGTCGGGTCCCTGTTCGGTGCGATCGCGATCTTCATCTTCTTCATGATCGTCGCACCCCCGTTCCGCAGCCCCGAGGCCCTGGCCACCGTCCTCTACGCCTCCTCCACCATCGGGATCATGGCCTGCGCGGTCGCGCTGCTGATGATCGGCGGCGAATTCGACCTCTCCGCCGGCGTCGCGGTCACCACCAGCTCCCTCGCCGCGTCGATGATCGCCTACAACCTGCACCTGAACCTGTGGGCCGGCGCCGCCCTCGCCCTGGTGGTGTCCCTCGCCGTCGGATTCTTCAACGGCTACCTGGTGATGAAAACGAAGATCCCCAGCTTCCTGATCACCCTGAGCTCGTTCCTGATGCTCACCGGCATCAACCTGGCGGTCACCAAACTGATCACCGGGCAGGTCGCCACCCCCAGCGTCTCCGACATGCAGGGCTTCGACTCGGCGAAGAAGGTATTCGCGTCCTCGTTCGTCGTAGGTGGGGTGTCCGTCCGGATCACCGTGGTGTGGTGGCTGCTGTTCACCGCGATCGCCACCTGGGTGCTGTTCAAGACCCGGATCGGGAACTGGATCTTCGCCGTCGGCGGCAACCAGGACTCCGCCCGCGCCATCGGCGTGCCGGTCACCAAGGTCAAGATCGGGTTGTTCATGACCGTCGGGTTCGCCGCCTGGTTCGTCGGCATGCACCTGCTGTTCTCGTTCAACACCGTCCAATCCGGGCAGGGAATCGGCAACGAGTTCCTGTACATCATCGCCGCGGTCATCGGCGGCTGCCTGCTCACCGGCGGCTACGGCACCGCGATCGGCGCCGCGATCGGCGCGTTCATCTTCGGGATGACCAACCAGGGCATCGTCTACGCCGGCTGGAACCCGGACTGGTTCAAATTCTTCCTCGGCGCGATGCTGCTGTTCGCGGTCATCGCCAACAACGCCTTCCGCAACTACGCCGCCAAGAGGTGA
- a CDS encoding ATP-binding cassette domain-containing protein, giving the protein MSTTEQIPVDTEPGGGGKIPLIELKHVGKQYGNIIALEDINLRVKAGEVTGVLGDNGAGKSTLIKIMAGLHQQSSGDLLVDGDPLTFGSPKEALSKGIATVYQDLAVVSLMPVWRNFFLGQELRKGPLRSLDSNAMRATTKEELHKMGIDLPDVDAPIGSLSGGQRQCVAIARAIFFGARVLILDEPTAALGVKQSGMVLRYISAAKEQGFGVVFITHNPHHAYMVGDHFVLLNRGRQKLDCTFDEISLEELTQQMAGGDELEALTHELRR; this is encoded by the coding sequence ATGAGTACCACCGAACAGATCCCCGTCGACACCGAACCCGGTGGAGGCGGCAAGATCCCGCTGATCGAACTCAAACACGTCGGCAAGCAGTACGGCAACATCATCGCCCTCGAAGACATCAACCTGCGCGTCAAGGCCGGGGAGGTCACCGGTGTCCTCGGCGACAACGGGGCCGGCAAGTCCACCCTGATCAAGATCATGGCCGGCCTGCACCAGCAGAGCTCCGGGGACCTGCTCGTCGACGGCGACCCGCTGACGTTCGGGTCGCCGAAGGAGGCCCTGTCCAAGGGCATCGCCACCGTCTACCAGGACCTGGCCGTGGTGTCGCTGATGCCGGTGTGGCGGAACTTCTTCCTCGGCCAGGAACTGCGCAAGGGCCCGCTGCGGTCCCTCGACTCGAACGCGATGCGCGCCACCACCAAGGAAGAACTCCACAAGATGGGCATCGACCTGCCCGACGTCGACGCCCCCATCGGATCGCTGTCCGGCGGTCAACGCCAGTGCGTGGCGATCGCCCGGGCGATCTTCTTCGGCGCCCGCGTCCTGATCCTCGACGAGCCCACCGCCGCCCTGGGTGTCAAACAGTCCGGGATGGTCCTGCGCTACATCTCCGCCGCCAAGGAACAAGGCTTCGGGGTGGTGTTCATCACCCACAACCCGCACCACGCCTACATGGTCGGCGACCACTTCGTGCTCCTCAACCGCGGCCGCCAGAAACTGGACTGCACCTTCGACGAAATCAGCCTCGAAGAACTCACCCAGCAAATGGCCGGCGGCGACGAACTCGAAGCACTCACCCACGAACTACGGCGCTGA
- a CDS encoding LacI family DNA-binding transcriptional regulator → MAHSRYKVREIAQQAGLSEATVDRVLHNRPGVREGTRAEVAQAIIDLDKQQSQLRLAGRKYLFDVVMQAPPRFSGAFREAVEAVLPSLAPAVVRIRFHFRETGSVPAMVDVLDKLIKRPSHGIIVKSPDTPEVSDAIDRLTEAGIPVVTYATDVPGSSRVGYVGIENRAAGETAAYLLEQWLYNTPSSVLITLSSNAFRGEEEREMGFRGALRRSGSVGGFGSQRTLIDISESEGLDTTVEHLVLDTLERNPDIEAVYSIGGGNTATVRAFEKLGRSCRVFIAHDLDEDNRQLLRDKKISAVLEHDLRSDANLACRMLIQARGGLSGVTTAMSPIRIITPYNMP, encoded by the coding sequence GTGGCGCATAGTCGTTACAAGGTTCGGGAGATCGCCCAACAGGCGGGCCTCAGCGAGGCGACGGTCGACCGCGTGCTCCACAACCGTCCGGGAGTGCGGGAAGGCACTCGCGCGGAAGTCGCACAGGCGATCATCGACCTCGACAAACAACAGTCCCAGCTGCGGCTGGCGGGGCGAAAATACCTCTTCGACGTTGTCATGCAGGCACCGCCGCGATTCTCCGGAGCCTTCCGGGAGGCGGTGGAGGCGGTACTGCCGTCCCTCGCCCCCGCGGTGGTCCGGATCCGGTTTCACTTTCGGGAGACCGGCTCGGTGCCGGCCATGGTCGACGTGCTCGACAAGCTGATCAAACGCCCCTCCCACGGGATCATCGTGAAGTCGCCGGACACCCCGGAGGTCTCCGATGCCATCGACCGGCTCACCGAGGCGGGGATCCCGGTCGTCACCTATGCCACCGACGTGCCGGGCAGCAGTCGGGTCGGCTACGTCGGCATCGAGAACCGGGCGGCCGGGGAAACAGCCGCCTACCTGCTCGAGCAATGGCTGTACAACACCCCCTCGAGTGTGCTGATCACGCTCAGCAGCAACGCGTTTCGTGGAGAGGAAGAGCGCGAGATGGGATTTCGCGGCGCCCTGCGCCGCTCGGGCAGCGTCGGAGGGTTCGGATCGCAGCGCACCCTGATCGACATTTCCGAAAGCGAAGGCCTCGACACAACGGTCGAGCACCTCGTTCTCGACACCCTCGAACGTAACCCGGACATCGAGGCCGTCTATTCGATCGGCGGCGGCAACACGGCGACCGTGCGTGCCTTCGAGAAACTCGGCCGCAGTTGCCGCGTGTTCATCGCCCACGACCTCGACGAGGACAACAGGCAACTGCTCCGGGACAAGAAGATCTCCGCCGTCCTCGAACACGATCTTCGTTCGGACGCGAACCTCGCGTGCCGCATGCTGATTCAGGCACGCGGCGGACTGTCGGGAGTGACCACAGCGATGTCACCCATTCGCATCATCACCCCCTACAACATGCCCTGA